One window from the genome of Streptococcus salivarius encodes:
- a CDS encoding Ig-like domain-containing protein, whose product MGKDIFSKKSRFSIRKLNIGVCSVLLGTLIMIGHTAQADETTSDGATVAATAVSASQGEGVPAATSPSTASESVSTTTVTPAVTETVAATSVEPTSSAPANSVATSTSQAVASEATGSTNVSTAKPATASEVPASEASRSVTASTTSSTTASSEITNTNNITVSETPNAPRVRSRRSIAQGETRSASTETRASDGAQNLDYSNKENVQDYVQISYEVDKANNVLHWTVLDNPGRKANSASGYVYFTIPKDSVGAPTNWNVVQTDKNGKVVNTRNYWKDNDGSYLMGQNGRMNTYTGAEMTKRLTQLYKDTKNPAIKGNEAAVAAQTAERSQALYTMTADNNALRNVMWTITFDTPIVDKSKPLDYVAGMQGTGVIGGRTNIMTGYADNFIDNESSKFQAVAVKEKYTAKVGGSFDATPANYVTNKAGTPEFPNNYRGATTFAWKDGQAPTATQAGTYTKTVVVTYPAHYNQAPQEVTITFEVQGETPKPVAPASQVPEITSNLNGKASTPADVTVNATAGSTVKLYNNDGVVIGEAVANEQGVATIHPTNSLPEGEITATSTPAGGSESAKSAPITVTKTPLTYVGGGVSGDNYTQLLVTESHLTVYPGDPVNVTIQAAGSPSVEKFWIPNNPYLAKGLAYTNDSNGGFLDTAGSNTYRQRKAYYRGNVDMTQSAGSSTATYAVRNKNGKVVTRNLTITVLETAKKYEPTPGGAKVEVADPNNISATEKAAIEKTVGDANTALPQGTTYVADEKGNVTITYPDKSVDKIAAAYLVTPAKDTTAPDKPVVNTDLTGKAGTKPSVEVSAEPGSTVALYDKDNNKIGEATAGENGKATITPTVDIPAGNVTAKATDAAGNTSVASDPKVATDTTAPAKPVVNTDLTGKAGTKPSVEVSAEPGSTVALYDKDGNKIGEGTAASNGKVTITPTVDIPVGNVTAKATDPSGNTSDASDPKVATDTTAPAKPVVNTDLTGKAGTKPSVEVTAEPGSTVALYDKDGNKLGEGTAASNGKVTITPTVDIPAGNVTAKATDAAGNTSDASDPKVATDTTAPAKPVVNTDLTGKAGTKPSVEVTAEPGSTVALYDKDGNKIGEGTAASNGKVTITPTVDIPAGNVTAKATDAAGNTSDASDPKVATDTTAPAKPVVNTDLTGKAGTKTPVEVSAEPGSTVALYDKDGNKIGEVTAGADGKATITPTVDISVGNVTAKATDAAGNTSDASDPKVATDTTAPAKPVVNTDLTGKAGTKPSVEVTAEPGSTVALYDKDGNKIGEATAGADGKATITPTVDISVGNVTAKATDAAGNTSDASDPKVATDTTAPVKPVVATDLTGKAGTKTPVEVSAEPGSTVALYDKDGNKIGEATAGADGKATITPTVDIPEGNVTATATDPAGNTSDPSAPAKATTGADTEAPAKPVVATDLTGKAGTKTPVEVSAEPGSTVALYDKDGNKIGEATAGADGKATITPTVDIPAGNVTATATDVAGNTSVASDPVEATRLRTDADKNDPTAKAQTVTPGSTPNAQDSIGNVADLPSGTTYEFKTPVDTATEGEKDATVVVTYPDGTTDEVPVKVTVKDPRSDAEKNDPTAKAQTVTPGSTPTAQDSIGNAGDLPSGTTFAFKKPVDTATEGEKDATVVVTYPDGTTDEVPVKVTVKDPRSDAEKNDPTAKAQTVTPGSTPTAQDSIGNAGDLPSGTTFAFKKPVDTATEGEKDATVVVTYPDGTTDEVPVKVTVKDPRSDAEKNDPTAKAQTVTPGSTPTAQDSIGNAGDLPSGTTFAFKKPVDTATEGEKDATVVVTYPDGTTDEVPVKVTVKDPRSDAEKNDPTAKAQTVTPGSTPTAQDSIGNAGDLPSGTTFAFKKPVDTATEGEKDATVVVTYPDGTTDEVPVKVTVKDPRSDAEKNDPTAKAQTVTPGSTPTAQDSIGNAGDLPSGTTFAFKKPVDTATEGEKDATVVVTYPDGTTDEVPVKVTVKDPSAPATDADKNTPVAKDQTVKPGDKPSAKDSIGNVDDLPKGTTVEFKTPVDTTTPGEKDATVVVTYPDGSKDEVPVKVTVKDPSTPAKPVVATDLTDKAGTKTPVEVSAEPGSKVELFDKDGNKIGEATADENGKATITPTVAIPAGNVTAKATDPAGNTSDASDPMVATTDTTAPAKPVVATDLTDKAGTKTPVEVSAEPGTKVELFDKDGNKIGEATADENGKATITPTVAIPAGNVTAKATDPAGNTSDASDPMVATTDTTAPAKPVVATDLTDKAGTKTPVEVSAEPGSKVELFDKDGNKIGEATADENGKATITPTVAIPAGNVTAKATDPAGNTSDASDPMVATTDTTAPAKPVVATDLTDKAGTKTPVEVSAEPGSKVELFDKDGNKIGEATADENGKATITPTVAIPAGNVTAKATDPAGNTSDASDPMVATTDTTAPAKPVVATDLTDKAGTKTPVEVSAEPGSKVELFDKDGNKIGEATADENGKATITPTVAIPAGNVTAKATDPAGNTSDASDPMVATTDTTAPAKPVVATDLTDKAGTKTPVEVSAEPGSKVELFDKDGNKIGEATADENGKATITPTVAIPAGNVTAKATDPAGNTSDASDPMLATTDTTAPAKPVVATDLTDKAGTKTPVEVSAEPGSKVELFDKDGNKIGEATADENGKATITPTVAIPAGNVTAKATDPAGNTSDASDPMLATTDTTAPAKPVVATDLTDKAGTKTPVEVSAEPGSKVELFDKDGNKIGEATADENGKATITPTVAIPAGNVTAKATDPAGNTSDASDPMLATTDTTAPAKPVVATDLTDKAGTKTPVEVSAEPGSKVELFDKDGNKIGEATADENGKATITPTVAIPAGNVTAKATDPAGNISDASDPMLATTDTTAPAKPVVATDLTDKAGTKTPVEVSAEPGSKVELFDKDGNKIGEATADENGKATITPTVAIPAGNVTAKATDPAGNTSDASDPMVATTDTTAPAKPVANTVKAGDTAITGTAEAGSTVEVTLPDGSKVSAKAGQDGNFSVPVSGLKEGDTVSVTATDDAGNTSNPTSVTVGKGTDTIAPDAPVVNTVKAGTTAVTGTAEAGSTVEVTLPDGSKVSAKADQDGNFSVPVSGLKEGDTVSVTATDDAGNTSNPTSVTVGKGTDTTAPSAPVVNPVKAGTTAVTGTAEAGSTVEVTLPDSSKVSAKADQDGNFSVPVSGLKEGDTVSVTATDDAGNTSNPTSVTVGKGTDTIAPDAPVVNTDLTGKAGTRTPIDVIAEPGSKVELFDKDGNKIGEATADETGLAVVVPTVNIPEGSVTARATDLAGNVSGASAPMFATTSGTVDSFNNGKGSENTPTVVKPSLNGKVESSTTLANHMNLKARANISSTEKDASTLPETGDEVSIGGVVLGGILAAAGLGLVGKRKKED is encoded by the coding sequence ATGGGTAAAGATATCTTTAGTAAGAAGAGTCGTTTCTCGATTCGTAAATTGAATATTGGAGTCTGCTCGGTCTTGCTTGGTACTTTGATCATGATTGGTCACACAGCTCAAGCGGATGAAACGACATCTGATGGAGCAACAGTTGCAGCTACAGCTGTAAGTGCAAGTCAAGGTGAAGGAGTTCCGGCCGCAACTTCGCCAAGCACAGCATCAGAAAGTGTCTCAACTACTACGGTAACACCAGCTGTCACTGAAACAGTCGCAGCGACATCAGTTGAGCCTACAAGTTCAGCGCCGGCAAATTCAGTAGCGACATCAACAAGTCAAGCGGTTGCTTCAGAAGCTACAGGCTCAACAAATGTATCAACTGCAAAACCAGCAACTGCATCAGAGGTACCTGCATCAGAGGCATCTCGTTCAGTTACAGCTTCTACAACATCTTCAACTACAGCAAGCTCAGAGATCACTAATACAAATAATATTACTGTGTCGGAAACACCAAATGCGCCTCGTGTACGTAGTCGTCGAAGTATCGCACAAGGAGAAACACGTTCAGCATCAACTGAAACACGTGCGTCAGATGGTGCACAAAATCTTGATTATTCTAATAAAGAAAATGTTCAAGATTACGTACAGATTAGCTACGAAGTAGATAAGGCTAATAATGTTCTTCATTGGACTGTTCTTGATAATCCTGGTCGAAAAGCAAATTCCGCTAGCGGTTATGTTTACTTTACGATTCCTAAAGATTCTGTTGGGGCACCAACAAACTGGAACGTTGTTCAAACTGACAAAAATGGAAAAGTAGTCAATACACGTAATTACTGGAAGGATAACGATGGATCATACTTAATGGGTCAAAATGGTAGAATGAATACCTATACTGGCGCTGAAATGACAAAGCGTTTGACTCAACTTTACAAAGATACAAAAAATCCAGCAATTAAAGGAAATGAAGCAGCGGTAGCGGCTCAAACAGCAGAACGTTCACAGGCTTTGTATACGATGACAGCGGATAATAATGCACTTCGTAATGTTATGTGGACGATTACATTTGACACACCAATCGTAGATAAATCTAAGCCACTTGACTATGTTGCAGGTATGCAAGGAACAGGAGTTATTGGCGGAAGAACGAATATTATGACTGGTTATGCGGATAACTTCATTGATAATGAAAGTTCAAAATTCCAAGCAGTAGCAGTCAAAGAAAAGTATACTGCAAAAGTTGGTGGAAGTTTTGATGCTACTCCGGCTAATTATGTAACCAATAAAGCTGGAACACCAGAATTCCCAAATAACTATCGTGGTGCAACAACATTTGCATGGAAAGACGGCCAAGCTCCAACTGCTACACAAGCAGGTACTTATACAAAAACCGTAGTGGTTACTTACCCAGCTCATTATAATCAAGCTCCACAAGAAGTGACAATTACTTTTGAAGTTCAAGGTGAAACACCAAAACCAGTTGCACCAGCAAGTCAGGTTCCAGAAATTACTTCAAATCTTAATGGTAAAGCAAGTACACCAGCTGATGTGACTGTAAATGCAACAGCAGGTTCAACTGTCAAACTTTACAACAATGATGGCGTAGTGATCGGTGAAGCAGTGGCCAATGAGCAAGGTGTAGCAACAATCCATCCAACAAATAGCCTTCCAGAAGGAGAAATTACAGCTACCTCAACACCAGCAGGTGGAAGTGAGTCAGCTAAGAGTGCACCGATTACAGTTACAAAAACACCGTTGACCTATGTAGGTGGAGGAGTTAGTGGTGATAACTACACTCAACTTTTGGTTACCGAGTCACATCTTACAGTTTACCCGGGTGATCCTGTCAATGTAACAATTCAAGCAGCAGGATCACCGTCAGTTGAAAAATTTTGGATTCCTAATAATCCTTATTTGGCAAAAGGACTAGCATATACGAATGATTCTAATGGTGGTTTTCTGGATACAGCTGGCTCAAATACTTATAGACAGCGTAAGGCATACTATCGTGGTAATGTTGATATGACGCAGTCTGCAGGTAGTTCCACTGCTACCTATGCTGTTAGAAATAAAAATGGTAAAGTAGTAACGAGAAATCTTACAATTACCGTTCTTGAGACAGCTAAGAAGTATGAGCCAACTCCTGGAGGAGCAAAAGTAGAAGTTGCTGATCCTAATAATATAAGTGCAACTGAGAAGGCAGCTATTGAAAAAACGGTTGGAGACGCGAATACTGCGCTTCCACAAGGAACAACATACGTTGCGGATGAAAAGGGTAATGTTACTATTACTTATCCTGATAAATCAGTAGATAAAATTGCTGCTGCATACTTAGTTACACCTGCAAAAGACACCACAGCTCCAGATAAACCAGTAGTGAATACAGATCTTACAGGAAAGGCTGGCACTAAGCCATCAGTTGAAGTGAGTGCAGAACCAGGCTCAACTGTTGCCCTTTACGATAAAGATAACAACAAGATCGGTGAAGCAACAGCGGGAGAAAATGGTAAAGCAACCATTACCCCAACCGTTGATATTCCAGCAGGAAATGTGACAGCTAAAGCAACAGATGCGGCAGGTAACACATCAGTTGCAAGTGATCCAAAAGTAGCGACAGATACAACAGCTCCAGCGAAACCAGTAGTGAATACAGACCTCACAGGTAAAGCAGGCACTAAGCCATCAGTAGAAGTGAGCGCAGAACCAGGCTCAACTGTTGCTCTTTACGATAAAGACGGTAATAAGATTGGTGAAGGAACGGCTGCTAGCAATGGTAAAGTAACCATCACGCCAACAGTTGATATTCCAGTAGGTAATGTAACAGCGAAAGCAACTGACCCATCAGGAAACACATCAGACGCAAGTGATCCTAAAGTAGCGACAGATACCACAGCCCCAGCGAAACCAGTTGTGAATACAGACCTTACAGGAAAAGCTGGCACTAAGCCATCAGTAGAAGTAACTGCAGAACCAGGCTCAACTGTTGCTCTTTACGATAAAGATGGCAACAAGCTTGGTGAAGGAACGGCTGCTAGCAATGGTAAAGTAACCATCACACCAACAGTTGATATTCCAGCAGGAAATGTAACAGCTAAAGCAACAGATGCGGCAGGTAACACATCAGACGCAAGTGATCCTAAAGTGGCGACAGACACCACAGCCCCAGCGAAACCAGTTGTGAATACAGACCTTACAGGAAAAGCTGGCACTAAGCCATCAGTAGAAGTAACTGCAGAACCAGGCTCAACTGTTGCTCTTTACGATAAAGATGGCAACAAGATTGGTGAAGGAACGGCTGCTAGCAATGGTAAAGTAACCATCACACCAACAGTTGATATTCCAGCAGGAAATGTAACAGCTAAAGCAACAGATGCGGCAGGTAACACATCAGACGCAAGTGATCCTAAAGTGGCGACAGACACTACAGCCCCAGCGAAACCAGTAGTGAATACAGACCTAACAGGAAAAGCCGGCACTAAGACTCCAGTTGAAGTCAGTGCAGAACCAGGTTCAACTGTTGCTCTTTACGATAAAGATGGCAACAAGATTGGTGAAGTGACAGCAGGCGCAGATGGCAAAGCTACCATCACGCCAACCGTTGATATTTCAGTAGGTAATGTAACAGCCAAAGCGACAGATGCAGCGGGTAACACATCAGACGCAAGTGATCCTAAAGTAGCGACAGACACTACAGCCCCAGCGAAACCAGTAGTGAATACAGATCTTACAGGAAAAGCAGGCACTAAGCCATCAGTAGAAGTAACTGCAGAACCAGGCTCAACTGTTGCCCTTTACGATAAAGATGGCAACAAGATCGGTGAAGCGACAGCAGGCGCAGATGGCAAAGCTACCATCACGCCAACCGTTGATATTTCAGTAGGTAATGTAACAGCCAAAGCGACAGATGCAGCGGGTAACACATCAGACGCAAGTGATCCTAAAGTAGCGACAGACACTACAGCGCCAGTGAAACCAGTAGTCGCTACAGACCTTACAGGTAAAGCAGGCACTAAGACACCGGTTGAAGTAAGCGCAGAACCAGGCTCAACTGTTGCTCTTTACGATAAAGATGGTAACAAGATTGGTGAAGCGACAGCAGGCGCAGATGGTAAAGCAACCATTACCCCAACAGTCGACATCCCAGAAGGTAATGTAACAGCGACAGCGACCGATCCAGCAGGAAACACCTCAGATCCAAGTGCTCCAGCTAAGGCAACTACTGGCGCAGATACAGAAGCGCCAGCGAAACCAGTAGTCGCTACAGACCTTACCGGTAAAGCCGGCACTAAGACTCCAGTTGAAGTGAGCGCAGAACCAGGTTCAACTGTTGCCCTTTATGATAAAGATGGTAACAAGATTGGTGAAGCGACAGCAGGAGCAGATGGTAAAGCAACGATTACGCCAACCGTTGATATTCCAGCAGGGAATGTGACAGCGACAGCGACAGATGTTGCTGGTAATACATCAGTTGCAAGTGATCCAGTTGAAGCAACTCGATTACGTACAGATGCGGATAAGAATGATCCAACAGCTAAGGCTCAAACAGTGACTCCAGGTTCAACACCAAATGCACAAGATTCAATTGGTAATGTTGCAGATTTACCAAGTGGAACAACATACGAGTTCAAGACACCAGTAGATACTGCTACAGAAGGTGAAAAAGACGCAACAGTCGTTGTGACATACCCAGACGGAACTACAGATGAGGTTCCAGTTAAGGTTACTGTAAAAGACCCACGTAGCGATGCGGAAAAGAATGATCCAACTGCTAAGGCACAAACAGTAACTCCAGGTTCAACACCAACTGCACAAGACTCAATTGGTAACGCAGGAGATCTACCAAGTGGTACAACATTTGCATTCAAGAAACCAGTAGATACTGCTACAGAAGGTGAAAAAGACGCAACAGTCGTTGTGACATACCCAGACGGAACTACAGATGAAGTTCCAGTTAAGGTTACTGTAAAAGACCCACGTAGCGATGCGGAAAAGAATGATCCAACTGCTAAGGCACAAACAGTAACTCCAGGTTCAACACCAACTGCACAAGACTCAATTGGTAACGCAGGAGATCTACCAAGTGGTACAACATTTGCATTCAAGAAACCAGTAGATACTGCTACAGAAGGTGAAAAAGACGCAACAGTCGTTGTGACATACCCAGACGGAACTACAGATGAAGTTCCAGTTAAGGTTACTGTAAAAGACCCACGTAGCGATGCGGAAAAGAATGATCCAACTGCTAAGGCACAAACAGTAACTCCAGGTTCAACACCAACTGCACAAGACTCAATTGGTAACGCAGGAGATCTACCAAGTGGTACAACATTTGCATTCAAGAAACCAGTAGATACTGCTACAGAAGGTGAAAAAGACGCAACAGTCGTTGTGACATACCCAGACGGAACTACAGATGAGGTTCCAGTTAAGGTTACTGTAAAAGACCCACGTAGCGATGCGGAAAAGAATGATCCAACTGCTAAGGCACAAACAGTAACTCCAGGTTCAACACCAACTGCACAAGACTCAATTGGTAACGCAGGAGATCTACCAAGTGGTACAACATTTGCATTCAAGAAACCAGTAGATACTGCTACAGAAGGTGAAAAAGACGCAACAGTCGTTGTGACATACCCAGACGGAACTACAGATGAAGTTCCAGTTAAGGTTACTGTAAAAGACCCACGTAGCGATGCGGAAAAGAATGATCCAACTGCTAAGGCACAAACAGTAACTCCAGGTTCAACACCAACTGCACAAGACTCAATTGGTAACGCAGGAGATCTACCAAGTGGTACAACATTTGCATTCAAGAAACCAGTAGATACTGCTACAGAAGGTGAAAAAGACGCAACAGTCGTTGTGACATACCCAGACGGAACTACAGATGAAGTTCCAGTTAAGGTTACTGTAAAAGATCCAAGTGCACCAGCTACAGATGCAGATAAGAACACTCCAGTAGCGAAAGATCAAACTGTTAAACCAGGAGATAAACCATCTGCTAAAGATTCAATCGGTAATGTAGATGATCTTCCTAAAGGCACAACTGTAGAGTTCAAGACACCAGTGGACACAACAACACCAGGTGAAAAAGATGCGACAGTAGTGGTAACATACCCAGACGGATCTAAGGATGAAGTTCCAGTTAAAGTAACTGTAAAAGATCCAAGTACACCAGCTAAACCAGTTGTCGCTACAGACCTTACTGACAAAGCAGGTACTAAGACTCCGGTTGAAGTGAGTGCAGAACCAGGTTCTAAGGTTGAATTGTTCGATAAAGACGGCAACAAGATTGGTGAAGCAACAGCTGATGAAAATGGTAAAGCTACGATCACACCAACTGTAGCAATTCCAGCCGGTAATGTAACAGCGAAAGCGACAGACCCAGCAGGAAACACTTCAGATGCCAGCGATCCAATGGTAGCAACAACTGATACAACAGCTCCAGCTAAACCAGTTGTCGCTACAGACCTTACTGACAAAGCAGGTACTAAGACTCCGGTTGAAGTGAGTGCAGAACCAGGAACTAAGGTTGAATTGTTCGATAAAGACGGCAACAAGATTGGTGAAGCAACAGCTGATGAAAATGGTAAAGCTACGATCACACCAACTGTAGCAATTCCAGCCGGTAATGTAACAGCGAAAGCGACAGACCCAGCAGGAAACACTTCAGATGCCAGCGATCCAATGGTAGCAACAACTGATACAACAGCTCCAGCTAAACCAGTTGTCGCTACAGACCTTACTGACAAAGCAGGTACTAAGACTCCGGTTGAAGTGAGTGCAGAACCAGGTTCTAAGGTTGAATTGTTCGATAAAGACGGCAACAAGATTGGTGAAGCAACAGCTGATGAAAATGGTAAAGCTACGATCACACCAACTGTAGCAATTCCAGCCGGTAATGTAACAGCGAAAGCGACAGACCCAGCAGGAAACACATCAGATGCCAGCGATCCAATGGTAGCAACAACTGATACAACAGCTCCAGCTAAACCAGTTGTCGCTACAGACCTTACTGACAAAGCAGGTACTAAGACTCCGGTTGAAGTGAGTGCAGAACCAGGTTCTAAGGTTGAATTGTTCGATAAAGACGGCAACAAGATTGGTGAAGCAACAGCTGATGAAAATGGTAAAGCTACGATCACACCAACTGTAGCAATTCCAGCCGGTAATGTAACAGCGAAAGCGACAGATCCAGCAGGAAACACATCAGATGCCAGCGATCCAATGGTAGCAACAACTGATACAACAGCTCCAGCTAAACCAGTTGTCGCTACAGACCTTACTGACAAAGCAGGTACTAAGACTCCGGTTGAAGTGAGTGCAGAACCAGGTTCTAAGGTTGAATTGTTCGATAAAGACGGCAACAAGATTGGTGAAGCAACAGCTGATGAAAATGGTAAAGCTACGATCACACCAACTGTAGCAATTCCAGCCGGTAATGTGACAGCGAAAGCGACAGATCCAGCAGGAAACACTTCAGATGCCAGCGATCCAATGGTAGCAACAACTGATACAACAGCTCCAGCTAAACCAGTTGTCGCTACAGACCTTACTGACAAAGCAGGTACTAAGACTCCGGTTGAAGTGAGTGCAGAACCAGGTTCTAAGGTTGAATTGTTCGATAAAGACGGCAACAAGATTGGTGAAGCAACAGCTGATGAAAATGGTAAAGCTACGATCACACCAACTGTAGCAATTCCAGCCGGTAATGTAACAGCGAAAGCGACAGACCCAGCAGGAAACACTTCAGATGCCAGCGATCCAATGCTAGCAACAACTGATACAACAGCTCCAGCTAAACCAGTTGTCGCTACAGACCTTACTGACAAAGCAGGTACTAAGACTCCGGTTGAAGTGAGTGCAGAACCAGGTTCTAAGGTTGAATTGTTCGATAAAGACGGCAACAAGATTGGTGAAGCAACAGCTGATGAAAATGGTAAAGCTACGATCACACCAACTGTAGCAATTCCAGCCGGTAATGTAACAGCGAAAGCGACAGACCCAGCAGGAAACACATCAGATGCCAGCGATCCAATGCTAGCAACAACTGATACAACAGCTCCAGCTAAACCAGTTGTCGCTACAGACCTTACTGACAAAGCAGGTACTAAGACTCCGGTTGAAGTGAGTGCAGAACCAGGTTCTAAGGTTGAATTGTTCGATAAAGACGGCAACAAGATTGGTGAAGCAACAGCTGATGAAAATGGTAAAGCTACGATCACACCAACTGTAGCAATTCCAGCCGGTAATGTAACAGCGAAAGCGACAGACCCAGCAGGAAACACATCAGATGCCAGCGATCCAATGCTAGCAACAACTGATACAACAGCTCCAGCTAAACCAGTTGTCGCTACAGACCTTACTGACAAAGCAGGTACTAAGACTCCGGTTGAAGTGAGTGCAGAACCAGGTTCTAAGGTTGAATTGTTCGATAAAGACGGCAACAAGATTGGTGAAGCAACAGCTGATGAAAATGGTAAAGCTACGATCACACCAACTGTAGCAATTCCAGCCGGTAATGTAACAGCGAAAGCGACAGACCCAGCAGGAAACATTTCAGATGCCAGCGATCCAATGCTAGCAACAACTGATACAACAGCTCCAGCTAAACCAGTTGTCGCTACAGACCTTACTGACAAAGCAGGTACTAAGACTCCGGTTGAAGTGAGTGCAGAACCAGGTTCTAAGGTTGAATTGTTCGATAAAGACGGCAACAAGATTGGTGAAGCAACAGCTGATGAAAATGGTAAAGCTACGATCACACCAACTGTAGCAATTCCAGCCGGTAATGTGACAGCGAAAGCGACAGATCCAGCAGGAAACACTTCAGATGCCAGCGATCCAATGGTAGCAACAACTGATACAACAGCTCCAGCTAAACCAGTAGCGAACACAGTTAAAGCTGGTGACACAGCAATCACAGGTACAGCCGAAGCAGGCTCAACAGTAGAAGTAACGCTTCCAGATGGCTCTAAAGTATCGGCTAAAGCTGGTCAAGATGGTAACTTCAGTGTACCAGTCAGCGGTTTGAAGGAAGGTGACACAGTTTCTGTCACTGCAACAGATGATGCAGGCAACACCTCTAACCCAACATCAGTGACTGTAGGTAAGGGAACTGATACGATAGCGCCAGACGCACCAGTTGTGAACACAGTTAAAGCAGGCACTACAGCAGTAACAGGAACAGCCGAAGCAGGCTCAACAGTAGAAGTCACTCTTCCAGATGGCTCTAAAGTATCGGCTAAAGCTGATCAAGATGGTAACTTCAGTGTACCAGTCAGCGGCTTGAAGGAAGGTGACACAGTTTCTGTCACTGCAACAGATGATGCAGGCAACACCTCTAACCCAACATCAGTGACTGTAGGTAAGGGAACTGATACGACAGCTCCATCAGCACCAGTTGTAAACCCAGTTAAAGCAGGCACTACAGCAGTAACAGGAACAGCCGAAGCAGGCTCAACAGTAGAAGTAACGCTTCCAGATAGCTCTAAAGTATCGGCTAAAGCTGATCAAGATGGTAACTTCAGTGTACCAGTCAGCGGTTTGAAGGAAGGTGACACAGTTTCTGTCACTGCAACAGATGATGCAGGCAACACCTCTAACCCAACATCAGTGACTGTAGGTAAGGGAACTGATACGATAGCGCCAGACGCACCAGTAGTGAATACTGATCTTACAGGTAAGGCGGGCACTCGTACTCCAATCGATGTTATTGCAGAACCAGGTTCTAAGGTTGAATTGTTCGATAAAGACGGCAATAAGATTGGTGAAGCGACAGCTGATGAAACAGGTCTCGCAGTGGTAGTTCCAACAGTTAACATTCCAGAAGGTAGCGTGACAGCTAGAGCGACAGACCTAGCAGGTAACGTTTCAGGAGCTAGTGCTCCAATGTTTGCCACAACAAGTGGAACAGTAGATTCCTTCAACAATGGTAAGGGTTCTGAGAATACTCCAACAGTTGTTAAACCATCACTAAATGGTAAAGTTGAGTCATCAACAACTTTAGCTAATCATATGAACCTTAAAGCAAGAGCAAACATTTCATCAACTGAAAAAGATGCTTCTACACTTCCAGAAACAGGAGACGAAGTATCTATCGGTGGCGTAGTCCTTGGTGGAATTCTTGCGGCAGCTGGACTTGGTTTAGTAGGAAAACGCAAAAAAGAAGACTAA